The genomic interval TGATGTCTGGGCAGCCGCGCTAGACTGTTCAGTGCCTCATAAGAGCCGTGTTCTGCCCCCTGATGGATCAAAAGAAAACCCACAAACACATTTACTACACCACAGTCATCTAGATCTTGATTCCCTCTGTGTCAATCCTTCATATTTTGCCCACTTTCTATCTTTTTTTGTCTTCCAGTTTCCTGTCGATAGGCTTCACCTGTTCCTTGTTTTCTAATCTCCATATTTGGTCATAGATACATTTTCAGATTATATTTCAGATTATATGTCTCGGACATATGAATGCTTGACGTCTTGATGCTACCACTACACGTCTCTGGGATCTAAACACAAATAtgaaatgttagctagcatagACAAGCACTTGCATCAGTAACCATATGTCTTGGTTAGAGTGATGGTTTGGCCCACCATGTTTCTTGAAACTAGCATGGAACTCTGATCTGGATTTATGAGATGAGTGCCCTAAAATGTAGGTAAAATAAGGTATCTCCAATAGGACAGCCTTTACTTTTACAACATTTTGTCTACCTTCAGATTGAAACATATTGTATGGTGTACAGCATTTCAGTgtaatgcatgtatttctcgCACAGCTAAACATTCTCAGGATGTTAAGAGTacaatggggtttttttgtgtttaaaaagcAGGGCTTGGTAGTGCACTCAGACTTTTTTGGACTCTAGaacatgtatgtaaatgtacGTGACCTGTCCGTTCTCCTGCGTCTCTGTGTCCGTGTCGCTGTCCCTTTGCTCTCTGTCCAGATCGCTGTAGTCTCCTTTAGCGTAGCTGTGGACGTGTAGCACCTCAGCCGGACTGAGTGTCCGTTGGAAAAGCCGCTGAGACGAGCTCCCTCCGTAGGCAGCCTTACTCTCGTCACCGTCTTCGTTTGGAACAGAGCCGCCACGACTCTCCCTGGGTTTGGCTTCATGTTTAGGGCTGGTTTTCCTGCGTTTTGGGATGATATCGCTACGGTGTCTTGAGTTATTGGTGGGTTTAGCCTGAATGCTGAGGTCACTATGGTCTGTGGTGATGTTGCTAGACGGAGATTTAACGGTGTTTTTGTTGAGTTTGGCGCTAACTGCACGCCGAGATGGAGAGGTCGTGGTGTTAGGCTGATGGTGCTTAGTTCTAAGATCACAGCGCGGAGTGGTTTCTTTGGGCCGAGAGACGATGTTGCGAGGCTGGGAGGAAGCGGTGATATGGCAGGACACAGAAGTGCTATGGGTTCTGTTATGAGATTTAGGAGTGATGCTGATTGGCTGTTTATTTGACGGAAGACGAGGAGGTGGAGTCTCTAAGTGGGAGGGATCTggcttcttttcctttttcaatGCTGGAGTGCCTACATCCATGCGGTCCTCGTTGTCACTCTCATCTGCAAGAAATGAACATGAGTAGGCGAGGgaagaggaaagaagaagaagagagaagaggagaggactGTATGGTTCTTACCTTGGCCTGTTGAATCGGCCtgttttgcctcacaccttGCTTCAGGTTGACTGAGCCTGGTTCTCTTCCGCTTGACCTGCTCTACAGCGTCAGTAGAACCAGCACTGGCTCCTCTCTGCCGTTTCATCCTCACCTTCGGCCTGGAACTACTTCTGGAGAAGTGAAAAGCAGCTCAGTCGGTTACAAAGCTCATTAAAACACATGTACTCCTGTTCCTCCAACACAGTGCCAGGGAAACTTTTTAAGGAGGAAGACACAGGGTCTAATGCATTAGGTCACCATGTGAGGGTTTACTGAGGCATGATGGAGAAATAATAACTGTGGAGCACCGCAGAAGCTGTACATTCTGACATGGTTTACTGTCTAGAGTCAGCATCTGTacacagcacagagacagcatcacTGTAAGGCGGCGTGATCTTACCTCTTCCTCTGAACAGAAGAACTGCTGGTCTtcgtctctttttctgtctccgTCACCAccttctctcctcctgtctccaTATGCTCTCGCTCATTCTCTTCTACTTTCTCCTCCTCCAGATTTGCTGAAACAGTGCCTTCGTTTCCAGTCTCTGcaatttctattttactttcttCTTCATCAACCTTTTTTGACACTACTTCCTCTCTCCCTGGCTCACTCTCCATGTCTTCTATCAGTGTTATGcgctctgtctcctctctccccGTCTCACTCTCCATGTCTCCCTTCCCCATTatgctctctgtctcactctccacgTCTTCTATCAGTGTTATGcgctctgtctcctctctccctgtctcactctccatgTCTCCCTTCCCCATTGTGCTCTCTGTCtcccctctccctgtctcactctccagGTCTCCCTTCTCCATTATGCTCTCTGTCTCCCCTCTCCCCGTCTCACTCTCCATGTCTCCCTTCCCCATTatgctctctgtctcctctctccctgtctcactctccacgTCTTCTATCAGTGTTATGtgctctgtctcctctctccctgtctcactctccatgTCTCCCTTTCCCATTatgctctctgtctcctctctccctgtctcactctccatgTCTCCCTTTCCCATTatgctctctgtctcctctctccctgtctcactctccatgTCTCCCTTTCCCATTatgctctctgtctcctctctccctgtctcactctccatgTCTCCCTTTCCCATTatgctctctgtctcctctctccctgtctcactctccatgTCTCCCTTCCCCACTGTGCTCGCTGTCTCCTCTCTCCCCGTCTCACTCTCCATGTCTCCCTTCCCCATTGTGCTCTCTGTCTCCCCTCTCCCCGTCTCACTCTCCATGTCTCCCTTTCCCATTatgctctctgtctcctctctccctgtctcactctccatgTCTCCCTTTCCCATTatgctctctgtctcctctctccctgtctcactctccatgTCTCCCTTCCCCATTatgctctctgtctcctctctccccGTCTCACTCTCCATGTCTCCCTTTCCCATTatgctctctgtctcctctttcTCAGTCTCACTCTCCATGTCTCCCTTCCCCATTATgtgttctgtctcctctctccctgtctcactctccatgTCTTCCTTCAATGTTATGTCTTCTATGTTCCCTCTCCCTGtcccacctgtctcactctccagGTCTTCCATCCATGTTATGTTCTCCGTcttccctctccctgtctcactctccatttcttcttttaatatcatactctctgtctcactctccatgTCTTCCTCCAATGTTATGTCCTTTATATCCTCTCTCACTGTCCcaactgtctcactctccatttcttcttttaatgTCATGCTCTCTGTCTCCACTCTCCCGGTCTCACTCGCCATGTCTTCCTTCAATTTTATGCTCTCCgtcttccctctctctgtctcactctccatgTCTTCCTTCAATTTTATGCTCTCCGTCTCCCCTCTACCTGTCTCACTCGCCCTTTCTTCTTTCAATGTTATGCTCTCAGTCtcccctctccctgtctcactctccatgTCTTCCTTCAATATTATGCTCGCCAGctcctctctccctgtctcactctccagGCTTTCCTTCTCTGTTATGTCCTTTAtatcctctctccctctcccacatGTCTCACTCTCCATGTCTTCCTTCAATGTTATGCTCTCAGTCtcccctctccctgtctcactctccagGTCTTCCTTCCCTGTTATCCCCATCTCATCTGTCTCAATCTCCATCTCTTCTTTCCTTGTTatgctctccatctctcctcttgCGGTCTCATTCTCCACCTCCCCTGTCTTTGTCTCGATCTCCATCTCCCCTTTTTCTGTCCCTCCTGCTTCACTCCCCATCTCTCCCGTcattgtctcactctctatatCTCCTCTACTTGTCtgtcctgtctcactctctaccTCTTCTGTCCTTGTTTCTCTCTCAGTATTTACTCCTGTGTTGTTATCCATCACTCTTCTTGCTGCCTCTCCTGTCTCAcgctctatctctcttttccctGTCTCTTCCATCTTGTTGACCACTTCTTCTCTCCTCATCTcactcttcatctctctccctgtttctaCTGTCTCATTCTCCATCTCCCCTGTTTCacactccatctctcctctgcctttctctcctgtctcactctccatctGTCcactccctgtctcactctccatctCTGCACTCCCTGTCTTGCTCTCGATCTTTCCTATCCCTGCctcactctctgtcttgctctgcATCTCTCCTCTCGCTGTTTCACTCTCCATCTTCCCAcaaactgtctcactctccaccTCCCCTCTCTGTGATCTGTCCATGTCTgcctctcctgtctctctctcttctttttcaatTATCTTATCTTCTCTATCTGTGTCTTGACTGTCCATCTTTTGTGTTTCCATCTCTGTCACTGATTCGTCTGTCTCTTGTGCCACAGACAGATTCTCGTTTTCAGTCTCCAACTCTCCACTATCTGTCTCACCCATGTCTTGCTTTATCTCACTGCTGTCCAGTTCTTCCTTTCCAGTTTCCAGCTCTCTCCATGCTGTCTCAATTTCAGTCTTtggctgttttatttcttcagtcTCCATCTTTACTGTATCTGTGTCTTCTTTACCCCCGTCAGTCTTATCcttctctctgctctctgtgCTGTTGTTTTCGGTCTCCATCCCTGTTTCCGCTATTTCTCTTTCAGGTTTGTTTGTCACTGTCAGACCTGCCTCTTGATCTGGCATTTCTATATCTGactctcttctttctgttttgaCTCTCTCTTCCTCGGTCGCTTCTTTTTTTAGGTCTATTTTCTCTGTCTTGTCTGTTTCACTCTGtgtcttctctctttcactatctGCTTCTAGGTGAGTTTTTCTGGTCTCGGTTTCTTCTCCCTTTGCATTTGCCTcttgtgtttctgtctttctttgttgtGCACTTGCGTTTCCTCTCGCTTCGTCTCCTCTCTTTGTATTGGTCTCGTTTGTTGCCGTCTCtcccttctccatctctctctcctctccatcttcatTGGCTGTTTTGGTCTCCCTCTCTACTCTGGTTTCAGCAGGGCTGCTGTTGCTGAGCTCTCCCGCTTCTCCTGGTGTCTTTCCATCCTGCAGGAACTCTGCCGCTTCTGGTGTGGGTTTGGAGTGATCGATTATCACACTGTCCTTTCCCGCCTTCCACAGTTTATATCGCTCTGGCTGGAACTTTCGCACAAATACGTCCATGGAGATCTTCACCATATCTTTACGGCACAAACACTGtgagaggaaagaagaaaacaaaacaccagcAGTCACTCTATATAGCAAACTGCCATTTTACTCTAAACTCACCTTACCATATAGCAAAATCCAACTGATGTTTAAGTTATATCTCTTACATCGTCGCATCCtctcacattattattattgttattattattattcctttctGCATAattaaaagctgttttttttaaactgtgattgttgtcatggttacacaAGTATGCAAATTAACTCCTTTAACCACAAAATTCTCATTCAGTTATTCGAGTTAAACCTATTATTCagtcactactactactgaattATCAGGAATGGACAAATCATTAGTCCAAGCACCTGAGGCAAACAGAGGTCATATCCaggcaattattatta from Ictalurus furcatus strain D&B chromosome 11, Billie_1.0, whole genome shotgun sequence carries:
- the kdm4aa gene encoding uncharacterized protein kdm4aa isoform X2 produces the protein MASDSVAQAPGSRIMTFHPTKEEFKDFSRYIAYMESKGAHLAGMAKVVPPKDWKPRCTYDDIDDLVIPAPIQQVVTGRYGLFTQYNIQKKPMTVREFRKVANTDRFCNPRYVDFDELERKYWKNLTFSPPLYGADVNGTLYDPDVNEWNIGHLNTILDTVERESGIKIKGVNTPYLYFGMWKSTFAWHTEDMDLYSINYLHFGEPKSWYVVPPEHGKRLERLAKGFFPGSAQSCEAFLRHKMTLISPSILRKYGIPLEKVAQEAGQFIVTFPYAYHAGFNHGFNCAESTNFATQRWIDYGKQAALCLCRKDMVKISMDVFVRKFQPERYKLWKAGKDSVIIDHSKPTPEAAEFLQDGKTPGEAGELSNSSPAETRVERETKTANEDGEEREMEKGETATNETNTKRGDEARGNASAQQRKTETQEANAKGEETETRKTHLEADSEREKTQSETDKTEKIDLKKEATEEERVKTERRESDIEMPDQEAGLTVTNKPEREIAETGMETENNSTESREKDKTDGGKEDTDTVKMETEEIKQPKTEIETAWRELETGKEELDSSEIKQDMGETDSGELETENENLSVAQETDESVTEMETQKMDSQDTDREDKIIEKEERETGEADMDRSQRGEVESETVCGKMESETARGEMQSKTESEAGIGKIESKTGSAEMESETGSGQMESETGEKGRGEMECETGEMENETVETGREMKSEMRREEVVNKMEETGKREIERETGEAARRVMDNNTGVNTERETRTEEVESETGQTSRGDIESETMTGEMGSEAGGTEKGEMEIETKTGEVENETARGEMESITRKEEMEIETDEMGITGKEDLESETGRGETESITLKEDMESETCGRGREDIKDITEKESLESETGREELASIILKEDMESETGRGETESITLKEERASETGRGETESIKLKEDMESETERGKTESIKLKEDMASETGRVETESMTLKEEMESETVGTVREDIKDITLEEDMESETESMILKEEMESETGRGKTENITWMEDLESETGGTGRGNIEDITLKEDMESETGREETEHIMGKGDMESETEKEETESIMGKGDMESETGREETESIMGKGDMESETGREETESIMGKGDMESETGREETESIMGKGDMESETGRGETESTMGKGDMESETGREETASTVGKGDMESETGREETESIMGKGDMESETGREETESIMGKGDMESETGREETESIMGKGDMESETGREETESIMGKGDMESETGREETEHITLIEDVESETGREETESIMGKGDMESETGRGETESIMEKGDLESETGRGETESTMGKGDMESETGREETERITLIEDVESETESIMGKGDMESETGREETERITLIEDMESEPGREEVVSKKVDEEESKIEIAETGNEGTVSANLEEEKVEENEREHMETGGEKVVTETEKETKTSSSSVQRKSSSRPKVRMKRQRGASAGSTDAVEQVKRKRTRLSQPEARCEAKQADSTGQDESDNEDRMDVGTPALKKEKKPDPSHLETPPPRLPSNKQPISITPKSHNRTHSTSVSCHITASSQPRNIVSRPKETTPRCDLRTKHHQPNTTTSPSRRAVSAKLNKNTVKSPSSNITTDHSDLSIQAKPTNNSRHRSDIIPKRRKTSPKHEAKPRESRGGSVPNEDGDESKAAYGGSSSQRLFQRTLSPAEVLHVHSYAKGDYSDLDREQRDSDTDTETQENGQGAEHGSYEALNSLARLPRHHPLIKDSISDEELQDQALIEEDGLEGELWAKPLAQLWQNRPYNEQRERAYNREMGLQPPYCAVCMIFQTHQRSEEADCEQVVVQAGRQMRTKPLIPEMCFSTTTEECTELHLSTPHLDKDGTSLLISCSQCCVRVHTSCYGVSPGRVTKDWKCARCKANALTESCCLCSLRGGALHRANNDKWVHVLCAVAVLEARFVNITERSPVDLSGIPLQRFKLKCYYCKRRMKKTTGCCVQCSHGRCPTSYHPTCAQAAGVLMHPDDWPFIVYVTCCRHKGPVQSERKKEAMREISAGQRVICKHKNGRYYQCDVVQLTKETFYEVNFDDGSFSENLFPEDIVSRDCTQLGPPPLGEVVQVRWTDGIIYGAKFVAAHVIQMYQVEFEDGSQLTAKRDDVYTLDEELPKRVKSRLSKASDMRFDGIFGEKKLQDSKRQRVINSRYRGDYIEPVIYRTIME
- the kdm4aa gene encoding uncharacterized protein kdm4aa isoform X1, yielding MASDSVAQAPGSRIMTFHPTKEEFKDFSRYIAYMESKGAHLAGMAKVVPPKDWKPRCTYDDIDDLVIPAPIQQVVTGRYGLFTQYNIQKKPMTVREFRKVANTDRFCNPRYVDFDELERKYWKNLTFSPPLYGADVNGTLYDPDVNEWNIGHLNTILDTVERESGIKIKGVNTPYLYFGMWKSTFAWHTEDMDLYSINYLHFGEPKSWYVVPPEHGKRLERLAKGFFPGSAQSCEAFLRHKMTLISPSILRKYGIPLEKVAQEAGQFIVTFPYAYHAGFNHGFNCAESTNFATQRWIDYGKQAALCLCRKDMVKISMDVFVRKFQPERYKLWKAGKDSVIIDHSKPTPEAAEFLQDGKTPGEAGELSNSSPAETRVERETKTANEDGEEREMEKGETATNETNTKRGDEARGNASAQQRKTETQEANAKGEETETRKTHLEADSEREKTQSETDKTEKIDLKKEATEEERVKTERRESDIEMPDQEAGLTVTNKPEREIAETGMETENNSTESREKDKTDGGKEDTDTVKMETEEIKQPKTEIETAWRELETGKEELDSSEIKQDMGETDSGELETENENLSVAQETDESVTEMETQKMDSQDTDREDKIIEKEERETGEADMDRSQRGEVESETVCGKMESETARGEMQSKTESEAGIGKIESKTGSAEMESETGSGQMESETGEKGRGEMECETGEMENETVETGREMKSEMRREEVVNKMEETGKREIERETGEAARRVMDNNTGVNTERETRTEEVESETGQTSRGDIESETMTGEMGSEAGGTEKGEMEIETKTGEVENETARGEMESITRKEEMEIETDEMGITGKEDLESETGRGETESITLKEDMESETCGRGREDIKDITEKESLESETGREELASIILKEDMESETGRGETESITLKEERASETGRGETESIKLKEDMESETERGKTESIKLKEDMASETGRVETESMTLKEEMESETVGTVREDIKDITLEEDMESETESMILKEEMESETGRGKTENITWMEDLESETGGTGRGNIEDITLKEDMESETGREETEHIMGKGDMESETEKEETESIMGKGDMESETGREETESIMGKGDMESETGREETESIMGKGDMESETGREETESIMGKGDMESETGRGETESTMGKGDMESETGREETASTVGKGDMESETGREETESIMGKGDMESETGREETESIMGKGDMESETGREETESIMGKGDMESETGREETESIMGKGDMESETGREETEHITLIEDVESETGREETESIMGKGDMESETGRGETESIMEKGDLESETGRGETESTMGKGDMESETGREETERITLIEDVESETESIMGKGDMESETGREETERITLIEDMESEPGREEVVSKKVDEEESKIEIAETGNEGTVSANLEEEKVEENEREHMETGGEKVVTETEKETKTSSSSVQRKRSSSRPKVRMKRQRGASAGSTDAVEQVKRKRTRLSQPEARCEAKQADSTGQDESDNEDRMDVGTPALKKEKKPDPSHLETPPPRLPSNKQPISITPKSHNRTHSTSVSCHITASSQPRNIVSRPKETTPRCDLRTKHHQPNTTTSPSRRAVSAKLNKNTVKSPSSNITTDHSDLSIQAKPTNNSRHRSDIIPKRRKTSPKHEAKPRESRGGSVPNEDGDESKAAYGGSSSQRLFQRTLSPAEVLHVHSYAKGDYSDLDREQRDSDTDTETQENGQGAEHGSYEALNSLARLPRHHPLIKDSISDEELQDQALIEEDGLEGELWAKPLAQLWQNRPYNEQRERAYNREMGLQPPYCAVCMIFQTHQRSEEADCEQVVVQAGRQMRTKPLIPEMCFSTTTEECTELHLSTPHLDKDGTSLLISCSQCCVRVHTSCYGVSPGRVTKDWKCARCKANALTESCCLCSLRGGALHRANNDKWVHVLCAVAVLEARFVNITERSPVDLSGIPLQRFKLKCYYCKRRMKKTTGCCVQCSHGRCPTSYHPTCAQAAGVLMHPDDWPFIVYVTCCRHKGPVQSERKKEAMREISAGQRVICKHKNGRYYQCDVVQLTKETFYEVNFDDGSFSENLFPEDIVSRDCTQLGPPPLGEVVQVRWTDGIIYGAKFVAAHVIQMYQVEFEDGSQLTAKRDDVYTLDEELPKRVKSRLSKASDMRFDGIFGEKKLQDSKRQRVINSRYRGDYIEPVIYRTIME